In Desulfuromonas thiophila, the DNA window CCAGCCATGCCTCGGCCCTGCTGTCGGGCGTGCTGATCAAAAGCGGTATCTACGGTCTGGTGCGACTGACCTCGTTTTTTGCCACGATCCCGCCCTGGTGGGGCTGGACGTTGCTGGTGCTGGGTACGCTGTCGGCGGTGTTCGGTGTGGTGCTGGCGCTGGCGCAGCACGATATCAAGCGCCTGCTGGCCTATCACAGTGTCGAGAACATCGGCATCATCGCCCTGGGGCTCAGCCTGGCCCTGCTCGGGCGCAGCTATGAGGCGCCGGCGCTGGTGGTGCTGGGGTTGAGTGGCGCTCTGCTGCATACCCTCAACCATGGGTTGTTCAAGTCGCTCTTGTTTCTCAGTGCCGGCGCCGTCATTCAGCGGGTCGGCAGCCGCCGGATGGATGCGTTCGGTGGCCTGTTACGAACAATGCCGCTGACCGGCCTGCTGTTTCTGGGTGCGGCCGTGGCCATTTGCGGTTTGCCGCCGCTCAACGGTTTCATCAGCGAATGGCTGATTTATCTGGGGGCCTTCGAGGCGGTCGACGCCGCTCGGCCATTGCAGGCGGTCCTGCTGGTGGCGCCGGTGCTGGCACTGGTGGGTGGCTTGGCGTTGGCCTGTTTTGTCAAGGTGTTCGGTGTCAGCTTCCTCGGCCAGGCCCGCACGGCGGCGGCCCGGGGGGCGCACGAGGCTTCAGTTTTGTTGCTGGGGCCGATGGCGCTGCTGCTGCTGGCCTGCGGCCTGATCGGTCTGCTGCCACAGCTGCTGGTGCCGCTGTTGCGGCGGGCGGTGCGGGATTGGTGGCCTGGCATTGCTGACCCGGTTTCGGCCAGTCTGACCGATCTGGTGCCACTGGGGGGCGAAATGGCGCCGTTGGCCAGCATCAGTCGGCTGGCCGCGCTGCTGTTGCTGCTGAGCGCCCTGGTCTGGTGGTGGCTGCGCCGGCTGGCGCGGCTGGCGCCGCTCGATCAGCCCACTTGGGGCTGTGGCTATGGCGCAGCGACGCCACGGATGCAGTACAGCGCCAGTTCCTTTGCTGCGCTGCTGGTGGGCCTGTTCCGCTTCAGCCTGGCGACGCGTTGCGAGGGCCGCCAGGTGCGCGGGCTGTTGCCGCCGCGCCAGAGTTTTGCCAGTCACAGTGCCGACCCGGTCCTCGATGGCCTGCTCGGGCCGCTGGCGCGGGGGCTGTGCGGGCTGTTTCAGCAGCTGCGGCGCTGGATTCAGAATGGCCGGCTGGCGGCTTACCTGCTGTATGTTGCCGTTACGCTGCTGGTGCTACTGTTTCTGACCCGCTAACGGGCCGTTGCGCTTGCCGCTGCCC includes these proteins:
- a CDS encoding proton-conducting transporter membrane subunit, producing the protein MIVFLVGIVLIVASGLVGLLLPRQAPAGERLACGLTLLGVACCALALPQLLYSGETLRQPWALPAGQLVLAVDGLAAVFIVPLLLVLAATALYGLGYWPQRHHPTSGRKLRLFFGLSGGALLLLLASRDAILFLVSWEIMALGGYFLVTAEDDKALSRQAGYLYLIATHSGTLALFALFALLEQLSGSTLFPVAASLPAAPPALFGLALLGFGVKAGLMPLHIWLPAAHAAAPSHASALLSGVLIKSGIYGLVRLTSFFATIPPWWGWTLLVLGTLSAVFGVVLALAQHDIKRLLAYHSVENIGIIALGLSLALLGRSYEAPALVVLGLSGALLHTLNHGLFKSLLFLSAGAVIQRVGSRRMDAFGGLLRTMPLTGLLFLGAAVAICGLPPLNGFISEWLIYLGAFEAVDAARPLQAVLLVAPVLALVGGLALACFVKVFGVSFLGQARTAAARGAHEASVLLLGPMALLLLACGLIGLLPQLLVPLLRRAVRDWWPGIADPVSASLTDLVPLGGEMAPLASISRLAALLLLLSALVWWWLRRLARLAPLDQPTWGCGYGAATPRMQYSASSFAALLVGLFRFSLATRCEGRQVRGLLPPRQSFASHSADPVLDGLLGPLARGLCGLFQQLRRWIQNGRLAAYLLYVAVTLLVLLFLTR